Proteins encoded within one genomic window of Prosthecobacter fusiformis:
- a CDS encoding metal ABC transporter substrate-binding protein, whose amino-acid sequence MKTFASILLLLGLSMSAQAAVKVASLHPILADVARQVGGANVEVVEVLKAGGDVHHFEPSARDIAAMRGAPLILACGKHLETYLDKLRDSVGSGVKIVEVGKPIPSLLLDPSNEIFVCCPAHAKSSIDPHWWHSAENMKRAARIIADELSAVDPANGAAYEAGAKAAGVKFMQLKSWAQKEIARIPRSDRKLVTAHAAFGYFCKEYGFKTIPMLGIGRSDDISAQYIAQTIQAIRDNKIKAVFPEDQANPKVLTEIVRSTGVKTGQALVADGTSVHAHTFEAMLTHNVRAIVAALGGQ is encoded by the coding sequence ATGAAAACATTTGCCTCCATCCTGCTTCTTCTCGGTCTGAGCATGAGCGCACAAGCCGCCGTCAAAGTCGCCAGCCTGCATCCTATCCTGGCGGATGTGGCCCGGCAGGTGGGCGGAGCCAATGTGGAAGTGGTGGAAGTGCTGAAGGCGGGCGGTGATGTCCACCATTTTGAGCCTTCGGCCCGGGACATTGCGGCCATGCGCGGGGCACCCCTCATTCTGGCCTGTGGGAAGCATTTGGAAACCTACTTGGACAAGCTGCGGGACAGTGTGGGCAGTGGAGTTAAAATTGTGGAAGTAGGCAAGCCGATCCCCTCGCTTCTGCTGGACCCATCAAACGAAATTTTTGTGTGCTGTCCGGCTCATGCGAAGAGCAGCATCGATCCTCATTGGTGGCATAGCGCTGAAAACATGAAGCGAGCTGCACGCATCATCGCGGATGAACTGAGCGCGGTGGACCCGGCCAACGGGGCTGCTTATGAAGCGGGAGCGAAGGCGGCGGGCGTCAAATTCATGCAGCTCAAAAGCTGGGCGCAGAAGGAAATCGCACGCATCCCGCGCAGTGATCGCAAACTGGTGACGGCGCATGCTGCCTTCGGCTACTTCTGCAAAGAATATGGTTTCAAAACCATCCCCATGCTGGGCATCGGCCGCAGTGATGACATCTCGGCGCAATACATCGCCCAGACCATCCAGGCGATCCGTGACAACAAGATTAAGGCCGTCTTTCCGGAAGATCAGGCAAACCCAAAGGTGCTGACGGAGATCGTGCGCAGCACTGGCGTCAAAACCGGTCAGGCATTGGTGGCGGATGGTACTTCTGTGCATGCGCACACCTTTGAAGCCATGCTCACACACAATGTGCGGGCGATTGTGGCGGCGCTCGGCGGGCAGTAA
- the wrbA gene encoding NAD(P)H:quinone oxidoreductase — MSKLLVLYYSTYGHIETMAKAVAEGASSVEGVEVTLKRVPETLPDEVIQKMGGKLDQTAPVATAAELADYDAIIIGTPTRFGNMTAQMRAFWDQTGGLWVKGALIGKVGSVFTSTGTGGGNESTILTTIPTLLHHGMIYVGLPYSAPELTDISEVRGGSPYGAGTIAGADGSRQPSEKELSLARFQGKHVAGITAKLNA; from the coding sequence ATGTCCAAGCTCCTCGTCCTGTATTATTCCACTTATGGTCACATTGAAACCATGGCCAAGGCCGTTGCCGAAGGTGCCAGCAGTGTTGAAGGTGTGGAAGTTACGTTGAAACGCGTTCCTGAAACACTGCCAGATGAAGTCATTCAAAAGATGGGTGGCAAGCTGGATCAAACCGCACCTGTGGCTACGGCTGCAGAGCTGGCAGATTATGATGCCATCATTATTGGCACGCCTACCCGCTTCGGTAACATGACGGCGCAGATGCGTGCTTTTTGGGACCAAACCGGCGGCCTGTGGGTCAAAGGGGCATTGATTGGCAAGGTCGGCAGTGTTTTCACCAGCACGGGTACTGGCGGAGGAAATGAATCCACCATTTTGACGACGATCCCGACGCTGCTGCATCACGGGATGATTTATGTGGGCCTGCCATATTCAGCACCGGAACTGACGGACATCAGCGAAGTGCGTGGTGGCAGTCCATATGGCGCGGGGACCATCGCAGGTGCGGATGGCTCCCGTCAGCCAAGTGAAAAGGAGCTGTCACTGGCCCGGTTTCAAGGCAAACACGTGGCAGGAATCACGGCGAAGCTAAACGCCTGA
- a CDS encoding histidine phosphatase family protein, whose translation MPITRIYLIRHGATILTAEDRFAGATNVPLSDEGRQQAASLAARLSSLHISAAYASPLDRTMETARILAAPHGLDVQPRDGLREISHGHWEQMTRHEVEQQFPKEAAAWDEDPYTFAPEGGESGLGVTARALPALLEIVRHHEGQSILVVSHKATIRLLLSSLLGFDPRRYRDNLDQDPAALNIVDFKDSVRARLMLFNDTSHYAESSLNKPESAEARLSKWWTH comes from the coding sequence ATGCCCATCACACGCATTTACCTCATTCGCCACGGAGCCACGATTCTCACTGCCGAAGACCGTTTTGCCGGAGCCACCAATGTCCCGCTTTCCGATGAAGGTCGCCAGCAGGCCGCCTCCCTTGCGGCGCGCCTCAGCAGCCTTCACATCTCTGCCGCTTACGCCTCGCCGCTGGATCGCACGATGGAGACCGCACGCATTCTCGCCGCGCCCCACGGCCTGGATGTCCAGCCTCGCGATGGTCTGCGTGAAATCTCTCATGGCCACTGGGAGCAGATGACCCGTCACGAAGTGGAACAGCAGTTTCCCAAAGAAGCTGCTGCCTGGGATGAAGACCCCTATACCTTTGCACCGGAAGGTGGCGAAAGCGGCCTCGGCGTCACTGCCCGCGCTCTGCCCGCCCTGCTGGAAATCGTCCGCCATCACGAAGGACAGTCCATTCTCGTTGTCTCCCACAAGGCCACCATCCGTCTCCTGCTCAGTTCCCTTCTAGGGTTCGACCCTCGTCGTTATCGCGACAATTTGGATCAAGACCCTGCCGCCCTGAACATCGTAGATTTTAAAGACTCCGTCCGCGCCCGCCTGATGCTCTTCAATGATACCTCCCATTACGCTGAAAGTAGCCTCAATAAACCCGAGTCCGCCGAAGCCCGTCTGTCCAAATGGTGGACCCATTAA
- the rpiB gene encoding ribose 5-phosphate isomerase B, translating into MKIAIGSDHAGYRYKQAIITHLQDAGHEVMDFGTHSEESVDYPRFIRPVAEGVAIGKYERGIVLGGSGNGEAIAANRVKGIRCGLCWNLESAILTRQHNDANVLSLGGRMMDLGTALQIVDIFLTTPFEGGRHLARIQQLDT; encoded by the coding sequence ATGAAAATTGCCATTGGTTCTGACCACGCAGGTTATCGTTATAAACAGGCCATCATCACCCATCTCCAGGACGCCGGGCATGAGGTCATGGACTTCGGAACGCATTCTGAAGAGTCCGTGGACTATCCTCGCTTCATCCGTCCTGTGGCGGAAGGAGTGGCGATAGGGAAATATGAGCGCGGCATCGTTCTCGGCGGATCCGGCAATGGAGAAGCCATCGCCGCCAACCGCGTCAAAGGCATCCGCTGCGGACTTTGCTGGAATCTTGAATCCGCCATCCTCACCCGTCAGCATAACGATGCCAACGTCCTCTCCCTGGGTGGGCGCATGATGGATCTAGGCACTGCCCTGCAGATCGTCGATATCTTCCTCACCACCCCTTTTGAAGGCGGCCGCCACCTCGCTCGCATCCAGCAGTTAGATACATGA
- a CDS encoding thioesterase domain-containing protein — protein MSAAFLHETELFLHQQIPLTHAMGVRVESYDEKQLVLTAPLEPNHNHLGTAFGGSLSALATLAGYSLLWLLLGDRSAHIVIRESAIRYRHPVTRTLRAICHHPDPAALSAFRTIFEETGKARLTLQVTIEEDERTCVEFTGEFVALK, from the coding sequence ATGAGCGCAGCCTTCCTGCATGAGACAGAGCTGTTTCTTCACCAGCAAATCCCACTCACCCACGCCATGGGTGTGCGTGTGGAAAGTTACGATGAAAAACAACTCGTTCTCACGGCCCCCTTGGAGCCCAATCACAACCACCTAGGCACCGCCTTTGGTGGGAGCCTCAGCGCCCTGGCCACCCTCGCCGGTTACAGTCTCCTCTGGCTTTTGTTAGGCGATCGCTCCGCACACATCGTCATTCGGGAAAGCGCCATTCGCTACCGTCACCCGGTCACCCGCACCCTGCGGGCCATCTGCCACCACCCAGATCCCGCCGCACTCTCAGCATTCAGGACAATCTTTGAGGAGACTGGCAAAGCACGCCTCACACTCCAGGTGACCATTGAAGAAGATGAGCGTACGTGCGTAGAATTCACCGGTGAATTTGTGGCCTTGAAATAA
- a CDS encoding N-acyl-D-amino-acid deacylase family protein — protein sequence MIIRNALIVDGTGAAAFEGSVGIREGRITALGAVKESAKAELDAQGRVVAPGFIDVHTHSENICKLPEAENFLRMGVTTIVTGNCGMSRTDVAAFFKEIEKAKVSLHVGALVGHGAVREQGMGGRFIRAPTAEQLEAMKALVEQGMKDGALGMSTGLIYVPGSFAKTEEIIELAKVVARYDGVYASHMRYETSRIFSALDELTSIAREAQVRTELSHIKLSGPSAWGRADEVLAYLDKARAEGLRITHDQYAYTASSTGLRQTIPDAALEGTREDFVARVNDPARKAEIIHGMKEILSRSGRTDYSYAVIARFAADPSLNGLTIPAAAKRVRGADSLEDQIELLLDIEKRGGGSGVFHGMSEEDLRRFLKHPHTMIASDGGPRLLGEDVPHPRSYGNNARILSRYVREQKVLTLEEAVCRMTSLPAETFGMKDRGVLKPGAWADLVIFDLEKVQDMSEFNDPHHYSEGFTDVLVDGVPVIREGKLTEARPGGPLRR from the coding sequence ATGATCATCCGGAATGCGTTGATTGTGGATGGAACGGGGGCGGCTGCTTTTGAAGGTAGCGTGGGGATTCGTGAGGGAAGAATCACGGCGCTGGGTGCAGTAAAGGAGTCCGCGAAGGCTGAGCTGGATGCGCAAGGGCGGGTGGTGGCTCCGGGATTTATCGATGTGCATACGCACTCGGAAAACATCTGCAAACTACCGGAGGCAGAGAACTTCCTGCGCATGGGGGTGACGACGATCGTGACAGGAAACTGTGGCATGTCGCGGACAGATGTGGCTGCGTTTTTCAAGGAGATAGAAAAGGCGAAGGTGAGTCTGCATGTGGGAGCACTGGTCGGCCACGGGGCTGTGCGAGAGCAGGGAATGGGCGGGCGGTTTATCCGTGCTCCCACGGCGGAGCAACTGGAGGCGATGAAGGCGCTGGTGGAGCAGGGGATGAAGGACGGTGCGCTAGGCATGAGCACGGGGCTGATCTATGTGCCGGGCTCCTTTGCGAAGACGGAGGAGATCATTGAACTGGCGAAGGTGGTGGCCCGCTATGACGGGGTGTATGCCAGCCATATGCGGTATGAGACAAGCCGCATTTTTTCCGCGTTGGATGAACTCACCAGCATCGCGCGAGAAGCCCAGGTGAGGACGGAGCTTTCGCACATCAAGCTTTCCGGGCCGAGTGCCTGGGGGCGGGCTGACGAGGTGCTGGCCTATCTGGACAAGGCGCGTGCAGAAGGGCTGAGGATCACGCATGATCAGTATGCATATACGGCATCCAGCACTGGGCTACGGCAGACGATCCCAGACGCGGCCTTGGAAGGGACGAGGGAGGACTTTGTGGCACGTGTGAATGATCCTGCCAGGAAAGCGGAGATCATTCACGGGATGAAGGAAATTTTAAGCAGGAGCGGACGCACGGATTACAGTTATGCCGTGATCGCGAGATTCGCTGCCGATCCTTCTTTGAATGGACTGACGATCCCGGCGGCTGCAAAGCGTGTGCGAGGTGCAGACAGCCTGGAGGACCAAATCGAGCTTCTGCTGGACATCGAGAAACGAGGCGGCGGAAGCGGGGTCTTTCACGGCATGAGTGAAGAAGATCTGCGGCGTTTTTTGAAACATCCGCATACGATGATCGCCAGTGACGGAGGTCCGCGTCTGCTGGGGGAGGATGTGCCGCATCCGCGCAGTTATGGGAACAATGCACGCATCCTATCCCGGTATGTGCGCGAACAAAAAGTGCTAACACTGGAAGAGGCGGTCTGTCGCATGACGAGTCTGCCTGCTGAGACCTTTGGAATGAAGGACCGGGGTGTGCTGAAGCCTGGGGCGTGGGCAGACCTGGTGATCTTCGATCTTGAGAAGGTGCAGGACATGTCCGAATTTAATGACCCGCATCATTATTCGGAGGGGTTTACGGATGTGCTGGTGGACGGGGTGCCGGTGATTCGTGAAGGCAAGCTGACGGAAGCCAGGCCAGGTGGTCCTCTGCGGCGATGA
- a CDS encoding class I SAM-dependent methyltransferase — MPTDHRDWYDTPLYYDIIFDADTPREATFLEMVWTIFGDKSRTRRVLEPACGSGRLVIEMARRGWDVAGFDGNEKMLDFAKERLRKNDLKARLWPDWMQNFTLPKTAHYDLAHCLVSTFKYLQTEADAMACLQRVAAVLKPGGIFVLGLHLSQYAKGKEEHERWKATRNDIEVVCNTHTWPPNRKTRLEDLRTRLKITHAGRTRIQETRWQFRTYDARQLKALLRKVPEFTLQICYDFTYDLDSPRKLDDSYPDIILVLKRVQYSSLSE, encoded by the coding sequence ATGCCCACTGACCATCGCGACTGGTATGACACGCCGCTCTATTATGACATCATCTTCGATGCAGATACCCCGCGCGAAGCCACCTTCCTAGAAATGGTCTGGACAATCTTTGGCGACAAAAGCCGCACCCGCCGTGTCCTGGAGCCCGCCTGTGGTAGCGGCAGGCTGGTCATCGAAATGGCGCGTCGCGGCTGGGACGTAGCCGGATTTGACGGCAATGAAAAGATGCTCGACTTCGCCAAGGAACGGCTGCGCAAAAACGACCTCAAAGCCCGCCTGTGGCCAGACTGGATGCAGAACTTCACATTGCCAAAAACCGCTCACTACGACCTCGCCCACTGCCTGGTCAGCACTTTTAAATACCTCCAGACTGAAGCCGATGCCATGGCATGCCTTCAACGTGTGGCCGCAGTCTTAAAGCCCGGCGGCATCTTTGTTCTCGGCCTTCATTTGAGCCAGTATGCCAAGGGCAAAGAAGAGCACGAACGTTGGAAGGCCACCCGGAATGACATCGAGGTCGTCTGTAATACCCACACTTGGCCGCCTAACCGCAAGACCCGCCTCGAAGACCTTCGCACCCGTTTGAAAATCACCCACGCAGGCCGCACCCGCATTCAGGAGACCCGCTGGCAGTTCCGCACCTACGATGCCCGTCAGTTAAAGGCCCTGCTTCGCAAAGTTCCGGAATTCACTCTCCAAATCTGCTACGACTTCACCTACGATCTCGACTCTCCGCGCAAGCTTGATGACAGCTACCCGGACATCATTCTCGTCCTGAAGCGAGTACAGTACTCATCACTCTCCGAGTGA
- a CDS encoding sigma-70 family RNA polymerase sigma factor — MSPAEAEQHQRFLRTLTAHEPAVRAYVRRLVPSRADADDIMQEVAIVLWDKFGEFKEGAEFRPWAFSIARFKVLSWLRDKGRDRLVLSEEVVDLIAEETAQDDTRLERQRRALESCTQKLEPDQRHLLMQAYQPAASIQSIATTSGRTVAGFYQWLHRIRRLLQDCVQRELAKEEPS, encoded by the coding sequence ATGTCCCCTGCCGAAGCCGAACAGCACCAGCGTTTCCTGCGCACCCTCACCGCGCATGAGCCAGCCGTCCGCGCATATGTCCGGCGTCTGGTGCCTTCACGCGCCGATGCCGATGACATCATGCAGGAGGTGGCCATCGTGTTGTGGGATAAGTTTGGCGAATTTAAAGAAGGCGCAGAATTTCGCCCCTGGGCCTTCAGCATCGCCCGGTTCAAAGTGCTCTCCTGGCTGCGCGACAAAGGCCGCGACCGACTCGTCCTCAGTGAGGAGGTCGTGGATCTTATTGCTGAAGAAACGGCCCAGGACGACACCCGCCTGGAGCGTCAGCGCCGCGCCTTGGAATCCTGCACTCAAAAGCTCGAGCCGGACCAGCGTCATCTCCTCATGCAGGCTTATCAGCCCGCCGCCAGCATCCAGTCCATCGCCACCACCAGCGGACGCACCGTTGCCGGTTTTTATCAATGGCTGCACCGCATCCGTCGTCTGCTTCAGGACTGCGTGCAGCGTGAGCTCGCCAAGGAGGAACCGTCATGA
- a CDS encoding LamG-like jellyroll fold domain-containing protein, protein MNFDDLANRYLDGQASAEEVRQLEEFLLAQSSSRRLFADLANLDSALAEQAAGWEPQSLTLPVKPMRTTTARTWLAAAAALTVLLTGTWWWQSATQVHATVARGIGINAFPQGMEIHGKHYSIQAGTVEFITALGAHVVIEAPASFQFESAQRLHMKHGRVAADVPPSAKGFTVITPTGKAVDLGTKFGVDVPQQGQAEIHVFQGEVIAQSAKGGKRQSLRDGQAYSLQSGAGASREIRSAAFIQPDETQSLQAALSSGQRSQSDAAIAALRKDEALIALLDFEDENLPPGTFRMTQGRWPGTRAPEFVNVGDHMKLNAGAEHAWPQLTLAAWVRLDRLESPYQSLYHTDGWDEDKRGQVHWIIKDDATMRLALKRNTLPPDSGEKDGFPDSLTPVLPKNGRWVHVAVTYDADARRIRFYLNGLFDKESLQATAHPALLGPAQIGNWNSKDRKLSGRVDELILLGRTMTDAEIRALFDAGNPYH, encoded by the coding sequence ATGAACTTTGACGATCTGGCCAACCGCTACTTGGATGGACAAGCGAGTGCGGAAGAAGTCCGGCAGCTAGAGGAGTTCCTCCTCGCCCAGTCTAGTTCACGCCGCCTCTTTGCCGATCTCGCCAATCTCGATTCCGCCCTGGCCGAGCAAGCCGCTGGGTGGGAACCCCAATCGCTGACTCTCCCTGTCAAGCCCATGCGCACCACCACGGCCCGCACCTGGCTGGCTGCGGCAGCTGCCCTCACCGTCCTGCTCACCGGCACCTGGTGGTGGCAGTCTGCAACGCAAGTCCATGCGACTGTCGCACGTGGCATTGGCATCAATGCCTTTCCTCAGGGCATGGAAATTCATGGAAAACATTATTCCATCCAGGCAGGAACCGTCGAGTTCATCACCGCACTTGGAGCGCATGTGGTTATCGAGGCTCCAGCTTCCTTCCAGTTTGAATCCGCCCAGCGCCTGCACATGAAACATGGTCGTGTGGCCGCTGATGTACCGCCTTCGGCCAAAGGTTTTACCGTCATTACCCCAACCGGAAAAGCCGTGGATCTGGGCACCAAATTTGGCGTGGACGTCCCCCAGCAGGGCCAAGCCGAAATCCACGTCTTCCAGGGTGAGGTCATCGCCCAGTCCGCCAAAGGTGGCAAACGCCAGAGCCTCCGCGATGGCCAGGCTTACTCCCTCCAGTCCGGGGCTGGTGCCTCACGTGAGATCCGCTCTGCCGCCTTCATCCAGCCGGATGAAACCCAGTCCCTCCAGGCCGCGCTTTCCTCCGGCCAGCGCAGCCAGTCGGATGCCGCCATTGCCGCCCTGCGCAAGGATGAGGCCCTCATTGCCCTGCTTGATTTTGAAGATGAAAACCTTCCTCCAGGCACTTTTCGGATGACCCAAGGACGCTGGCCGGGCACCCGCGCGCCGGAGTTTGTCAACGTGGGTGACCACATGAAGCTCAATGCTGGTGCGGAGCATGCGTGGCCCCAGCTCACCCTTGCCGCCTGGGTCCGACTTGACCGCCTCGAGTCTCCTTACCAATCCCTTTACCACACCGATGGTTGGGATGAGGACAAGCGCGGCCAGGTGCACTGGATCATCAAGGACGATGCCACCATGCGCCTCGCCCTAAAGCGCAACACCCTCCCGCCAGACTCCGGTGAAAAGGATGGCTTCCCGGATTCACTCACACCCGTGCTTCCTAAAAACGGCCGCTGGGTCCATGTCGCCGTCACCTATGATGCGGACGCACGACGCATCCGCTTTTACCTCAATGGCCTCTTTGACAAAGAGTCCCTTCAGGCCACCGCCCACCCGGCCCTCCTCGGCCCCGCCCAGATCGGCAACTGGAACTCTAAAGACCGCAAGCTCAGCGGACGTGTTGACGAACTTATCCTGTTAGGCCGCACTATGACGGACGCTGAAATCCGTGCCTTATTTGACGCAGGAAATCCTTACCATTGA
- a CDS encoding PSD1 and planctomycete cytochrome C domain-containing protein — protein sequence MMKSASLVWVTLTASLSATPVDFVREVRPVLEHHCYSCHGPEKQKSGLRLDIKSEALKGGDSHAPNILPGQAQDSPLIQFITTDDEDMQMPPKGARLSTAEVAILTRWINEGAVWPDGVDLAKSVDKRDHWSFKPLPPQQGSLDSFITAKLQEKGLSLSPQADRRTLIRRLYIVLHGLPPSPEEVESFAADSDPRSYEKLVDRLLASPRYGERWARHWLDVIAFGETHGFEVNTPRPNAWPYRDYVINAFNNDTPYPQFIMEQLAGDAVGTDAATGFIVANAALLPGQTGKDEESKAKARQDELNDMVSITGGAFLGLTLHCARCHDHKFDPVSQADYYSLQAIFSGVRHGERPLKSKEARQNEEDTATLLPRLTKATHQLLQYEPLAASGALRPPVHSHRNVDRFPPIQTQKLRFTILATSQNNLNEPCLDELEIYNTAGRNVALAAPSVKVSASGSRGGIKHRLEHLNDGQYGNDRSWISTTKGSGWVQVEFAQNESIEAVVWGRDRLDAFSDRLPVEYLIEVALADGTWYKVSENSDRKAYSGPKERQLLSEPQDPALVAAFHAAKGELSTLEGQLRTAKSGPMVYAGKFEQPGPAFLLNRGDVTQPKQEVPPGAVTAIGTTLNLASDTPEQQRRIALAKWLADPAHPLPARVLVNRLWQHHFGEGIVNTPNDFGRNGALPTHPELLSWLASEFIRSGWSIKHMQKLIVMSQTWRQSSAPREDGLSADAQTQLLWRYPPRRMEAEALHDAMLAVAGTLDLKMGGPGYSAFAPNSNYVRVYDPKPSFSPEDWRRMIYMTKVRVAQDSTFGSFDCPDAGQAQPKRSRSTTAIQALSLFNSSFVNQQAEIFATRILRDAGPVPEQQIRRAFALTTQRQPGEDEVAACQTLVKDHGLPALCRVLLNANEFLFVP from the coding sequence ATGATGAAATCCGCCTCCCTCGTCTGGGTCACTCTGACCGCCAGCCTCAGCGCCACTCCCGTGGACTTTGTTCGCGAAGTACGCCCCGTGCTTGAGCATCATTGCTATTCCTGTCACGGCCCGGAAAAACAAAAGTCAGGCCTCCGTTTGGATATCAAATCCGAAGCCCTCAAAGGCGGCGACTCCCACGCGCCCAACATTCTTCCCGGCCAAGCCCAGGACAGCCCACTCATCCAGTTCATCACCACCGATGACGAAGACATGCAGATGCCTCCCAAAGGCGCACGGCTCTCCACCGCAGAGGTAGCCATCCTCACCCGCTGGATCAATGAAGGCGCAGTTTGGCCGGACGGCGTGGACCTAGCGAAGAGCGTGGACAAGCGCGACCATTGGTCCTTCAAACCTCTTCCCCCGCAGCAAGGCAGCCTGGATTCCTTTATCACTGCCAAGCTCCAGGAAAAAGGCCTTAGCCTCTCGCCCCAGGCGGATCGACGCACCCTCATCCGCCGCCTTTACATCGTCCTACACGGCCTGCCGCCTTCGCCTGAAGAGGTCGAATCCTTCGCTGCCGACAGCGATCCTCGGTCCTATGAAAAACTCGTGGATCGCCTGCTGGCCTCCCCTCGTTATGGCGAGCGCTGGGCACGCCATTGGTTAGACGTCATCGCTTTTGGTGAGACCCATGGCTTTGAAGTCAATACCCCACGCCCTAACGCCTGGCCGTATCGCGACTACGTCATCAATGCCTTTAACAACGACACACCTTATCCCCAGTTCATCATGGAACAGCTCGCCGGAGATGCCGTCGGCACCGATGCCGCCACCGGGTTCATCGTCGCCAATGCAGCTCTGCTCCCAGGCCAGACCGGCAAAGATGAGGAGTCCAAAGCCAAGGCCCGCCAAGATGAGCTTAACGACATGGTCAGCATTACTGGCGGCGCTTTCCTCGGCCTCACCCTTCATTGCGCCCGCTGCCACGATCACAAATTCGACCCCGTTTCCCAGGCCGATTACTACAGCCTCCAGGCCATCTTCAGCGGCGTGCGTCATGGCGAGCGACCGCTTAAAAGCAAGGAGGCCAGACAGAATGAGGAGGATACCGCCACCCTCCTCCCCCGCCTGACAAAGGCCACCCACCAGCTTCTTCAATATGAGCCGCTGGCTGCTTCGGGAGCCTTACGTCCTCCGGTTCACTCACACCGTAATGTGGACCGCTTTCCTCCCATTCAAACTCAGAAGCTCCGCTTTACCATCCTTGCCACATCTCAAAACAACCTCAACGAACCCTGCCTGGATGAACTGGAAATCTACAACACGGCAGGCCGCAATGTCGCCCTCGCAGCCCCCAGTGTAAAAGTGTCTGCCTCTGGCAGCCGGGGCGGCATTAAGCACCGGCTTGAGCATCTCAACGACGGGCAGTATGGCAATGACCGCAGCTGGATCAGCACCACCAAAGGCAGCGGTTGGGTGCAGGTGGAATTCGCCCAAAATGAATCCATTGAAGCTGTCGTCTGGGGCCGTGACCGGCTGGATGCTTTCAGTGACCGGCTGCCGGTAGAATACCTTATCGAAGTCGCTCTAGCCGATGGGACGTGGTATAAAGTCAGTGAGAATAGCGACCGCAAAGCCTATTCCGGCCCCAAAGAAAGACAGCTCCTCTCAGAGCCCCAAGACCCTGCCCTCGTGGCCGCCTTTCATGCGGCCAAGGGTGAACTCAGCACCTTGGAGGGCCAGCTTCGCACCGCCAAATCGGGTCCCATGGTCTATGCCGGAAAATTCGAGCAACCTGGCCCCGCCTTCCTGCTCAATCGGGGTGATGTCACCCAGCCGAAACAGGAGGTTCCTCCAGGGGCTGTTACCGCCATCGGCACCACTTTAAACCTCGCCAGCGACACACCCGAACAACAGCGCCGCATCGCCCTAGCCAAGTGGCTGGCCGATCCTGCCCATCCCCTGCCTGCCCGTGTCCTTGTGAACCGCCTCTGGCAGCATCATTTTGGCGAAGGCATCGTCAATACCCCCAACGACTTCGGCCGCAACGGTGCCCTTCCCACCCATCCCGAACTCCTCTCCTGGCTCGCCTCGGAGTTTATCCGCAGCGGCTGGAGCATCAAGCACATGCAGAAGCTCATCGTCATGAGCCAGACCTGGCGGCAAAGCAGTGCACCACGCGAAGACGGCCTTTCTGCCGATGCCCAGACTCAGCTCCTCTGGCGCTATCCTCCTCGCCGCATGGAGGCTGAGGCCCTTCACGATGCCATGCTTGCCGTCGCAGGCACGCTCGACCTCAAAATGGGTGGCCCTGGTTACAGCGCATTCGCACCTAACAGCAACTACGTTCGTGTCTATGACCCTAAGCCCTCATTCAGCCCGGAGGACTGGCGGCGCATGATTTACATGACCAAGGTCCGCGTCGCCCAGGACTCCACCTTCGGCAGCTTCGACTGTCCTGATGCCGGTCAGGCCCAGCCCAAACGTTCGCGCTCCACCACCGCCATCCAGGCACTCAGCCTTTTCAACAGCAGCTTCGTCAATCAGCAGGCGGAGATCTTCGCCACACGCATCCTACGCGATGCAGGCCCGGTGCCTGAACAGCAGATCCGGCGCGCCTTCGCCCTCACTACCCAGCGTCAGCCTGGGGAGGATGAAGTCGCCGCCTGTCAAACCCTCGTTAAAGACCACGGTCTCCCTGCTCTCTGCCGCGTGCTGCTAAATGCCAACGAATTCCTTTTTGTCCCATGA